Proteins from a single region of Egicoccus sp. AB-alg2:
- the miaA gene encoding tRNA (adenosine(37)-N6)-dimethylallyltransferase MiaA, protein MTPVTSPVLAVVGPTASGKSSLALDVARTRSRAGRPTELVAVDAFTVYRGLDIGTAKPTAAEQAEIPHHGLDLCDPWEEVTVAWFQTRVRAAVADVAGRGATPLLVGGSGLYFRAVVDDLRFPPTDPDVRAALEARWWEQPAAAHAHLATLDPTAAARIEPANVRRTVRALEVIELTGERFSAFHDAWQHYTSIYPDLRVAYLEPPAAELRARIHRRADQMVADGLLDEVAALRAAPRGLSSTAAKAIGYAEAADVLDGTAPREGLAAAIAKRTWSYAKRQRSWFRADPRCVPTPPTEVLAAWTPDPPTPVPMSRQRRRPSHG, encoded by the coding sequence ATGACGCCCGTCACCAGCCCGGTCCTGGCCGTCGTCGGACCGACCGCCAGCGGCAAGTCGTCGCTGGCCCTGGACGTGGCCCGCACCCGCAGCCGCGCCGGCAGGCCCACCGAACTGGTGGCCGTCGACGCGTTCACGGTCTACCGCGGCCTGGACATTGGCACCGCCAAGCCGACCGCGGCCGAGCAGGCCGAGATCCCCCACCACGGGCTCGACCTGTGCGACCCGTGGGAGGAGGTCACGGTTGCATGGTTCCAGACACGTGTCCGCGCCGCCGTGGCCGACGTTGCCGGCCGCGGGGCGACGCCGCTGCTGGTGGGCGGGTCGGGACTGTACTTCCGCGCCGTCGTCGACGACCTGCGCTTCCCGCCCACGGACCCCGACGTCCGCGCGGCGCTGGAGGCCCGCTGGTGGGAGCAGCCGGCGGCCGCCCACGCCCACCTCGCGACCCTCGATCCGACCGCCGCGGCCCGGATCGAACCGGCCAACGTCAGGCGCACGGTCCGGGCGCTGGAGGTCATCGAGCTGACCGGCGAGCGCTTCTCCGCTTTCCACGACGCCTGGCAGCACTACACGTCGATCTATCCGGACCTACGGGTGGCCTACCTCGAGCCGCCCGCCGCCGAACTGCGTGCCCGCATCCACCGGCGTGCCGACCAGATGGTCGCCGACGGCCTGCTCGACGAGGTCGCCGCGCTGCGTGCCGCGCCGCGCGGGCTGTCGAGCACCGCCGCCAAGGCCATCGGGTACGCCGAGGCAGCCGACGTCCTGGACGGAACGGCCCCGCGCGAGGGCCTCGCGGCCGCGATCGCGAAGCGGACGTGGAGCTACGCCAAGCGCCAGCGGAGCTGGTTCCGTGCCGACCCCAGGTGTGTCCCGACCCCGCCGACCGAGGTGCTCGCCGCCTGGACGCCCGACCCGCCGACACCGGTCCCGATGTCCCGCCAGCGACGTCGCCCTTCCCACGGCTGA
- a CDS encoding ABC transporter substrate-binding protein — MTTAVVALSMLATACGASPDSSEEAASSSEASELTVVMWGGEDQQVTVDALVMPWAEERGVEIRQDSPSDYAKIRAQVESDRVTWGAVEVEPNFAVTACENGWATPLDFDVIDVSAIDPQFVNDCAVPILEYAFTIAYNTDKYPTGQHPTSWAEFFDTEAFPGKRGFWRYATGAMFEAALLADGVAPDDLYPLDIDRAFAKLDTIKDDIVFYDTGQEQVQLVSSGEVPLIQAWNGRIFEAAQAGQPVANEWNEHLLSYDHVIIPNGYPHTDLAQEWMNWFLNSPEAQADYANASAYAPVNDAAMEFVEPHVGDELPTSAANAAKRAAVMDYSYWAEHYDPVSERMNEWMAG, encoded by the coding sequence ATGACCACTGCGGTGGTCGCCCTGTCCATGCTGGCGACGGCCTGTGGAGCCAGCCCCGATTCATCGGAGGAGGCTGCATCCAGCAGTGAGGCGTCGGAGCTGACGGTCGTCATGTGGGGTGGCGAGGACCAACAGGTCACCGTTGATGCTCTGGTCATGCCGTGGGCGGAGGAGCGCGGCGTCGAGATCCGGCAGGACTCGCCCAGCGACTACGCCAAGATCCGGGCCCAGGTCGAGTCGGATCGCGTGACTTGGGGTGCCGTCGAGGTGGAACCGAACTTCGCCGTCACGGCCTGCGAGAACGGCTGGGCCACGCCGTTGGACTTCGACGTCATCGACGTCTCGGCCATCGATCCGCAGTTCGTCAACGACTGCGCGGTGCCGATCCTCGAGTACGCGTTCACGATCGCCTACAACACCGACAAGTACCCAACCGGTCAGCACCCCACGTCCTGGGCGGAGTTCTTCGACACAGAGGCGTTCCCCGGCAAGCGGGGATTCTGGCGCTACGCGACCGGAGCGATGTTCGAGGCGGCATTGTTGGCCGACGGCGTGGCGCCGGACGATCTCTATCCGCTCGACATCGATCGCGCCTTCGCCAAGTTGGACACGATCAAGGACGACATCGTCTTCTACGACACCGGCCAGGAGCAGGTCCAGCTCGTGTCGAGCGGCGAGGTGCCCCTGATCCAGGCATGGAACGGTCGCATCTTCGAAGCCGCGCAGGCAGGGCAGCCCGTCGCCAACGAGTGGAACGAACACCTCCTGTCCTACGACCACGTGATCATTCCCAACGGGTATCCGCACACCGACCTCGCCCAAGAGTGGATGAACTGGTTCCTGAACTCCCCGGAGGCGCAGGCCGACTACGCGAATGCGAGTGCGTACGCGCCGGTCAATGACGCGGCCATGGAATTCGTCGAGCCGCACGTCGGCGACGAACTGCCCACCAGCGCAGCGAACGCCGCGAAGCGGGCGGCCGTGATGGACTACTCGTACTGGGCGGAGCACTACGACCCGGTGTCCGAGCGCATGAACGAGTGGATGGCCGGGTGA
- the miaB gene encoding tRNA (N6-isopentenyl adenosine(37)-C2)-methylthiotransferase MiaB, translated as MPKTYAVRTFGCQMNEHDSGRAAGLLETLGYRRAADEASADLVLLNTCAVRENADNRLYGTLGHLKGLKDERRREGRDLTIVVGGCLAQKDGATVAEKAPWVDVVYGTHNLPELPKLLAQADSAAIPVVELVEQLETFPSALPAKRSVRHHAWVSIAVGCNNSCTFCIVPSLRGPERSRRIGEIVEEVEALVADDVVEVTLLGQNVNSYGRDLAGASQFADLLRELGRVDGLERVRFTSPHPRDFTDEVLHAMAETPNVCHHLHLPLQSGSDRVLRRMRRSYRARRYLALVDKTRALMPDAALTTDIIVGFPGETDEDFEATLEVVDAVGFDQAFTFQYSPRPGTPAADLVDEFVPAEVVRERYGRLEALTRAQSLTAHQRLLGTSQELLVEAPSKTDPSRWSGRTRGNHLVHFPAPQGAADGTPAFAPGDLVTVEVVEAATNYAIGGEAGVLRRTAAGLAAGAALARGEGHGLPAQTPPTPGAAGLRLPVLTSVPVVR; from the coding sequence GTGCCAAAGACCTACGCCGTCCGCACCTTCGGCTGCCAGATGAACGAGCACGACTCCGGTCGTGCCGCCGGCCTGCTGGAGACCCTCGGCTACCGGCGCGCCGCCGACGAGGCGTCGGCCGACCTCGTGCTGCTGAACACCTGTGCCGTACGCGAGAACGCCGACAACCGCCTCTACGGCACCCTCGGTCACCTGAAGGGCCTGAAGGACGAGCGCCGCCGCGAGGGCCGCGACCTCACCATCGTGGTCGGCGGCTGCCTGGCACAGAAGGACGGCGCCACCGTGGCGGAGAAGGCGCCATGGGTGGACGTCGTCTACGGCACCCACAACCTTCCCGAGCTGCCCAAGCTGCTCGCCCAGGCCGACTCGGCCGCGATCCCCGTGGTCGAACTCGTCGAGCAGTTGGAGACCTTCCCCTCGGCCCTGCCCGCCAAGCGCTCGGTGCGCCACCACGCCTGGGTGTCGATCGCCGTCGGCTGCAACAACAGCTGCACCTTCTGCATCGTGCCGAGCCTGCGCGGTCCGGAACGCTCGCGTCGCATCGGTGAGATCGTCGAGGAGGTGGAGGCGCTGGTCGCCGACGACGTCGTCGAGGTGACCCTGCTCGGCCAGAACGTCAACTCCTACGGGCGTGACCTCGCCGGCGCATCGCAGTTCGCCGACCTGCTGCGCGAACTCGGCCGGGTCGACGGCCTCGAACGGGTCCGATTCACCTCGCCGCACCCGCGCGACTTCACCGACGAGGTGTTGCACGCGATGGCGGAGACGCCCAACGTCTGCCACCACCTGCACCTGCCGCTGCAGTCGGGCTCCGACCGGGTGCTGCGGCGCATGCGGCGCTCCTACCGTGCCCGGCGCTACCTCGCCCTGGTGGACAAGACGCGTGCGCTCATGCCCGATGCCGCGCTCACGACCGACATCATCGTCGGGTTCCCGGGCGAGACCGACGAGGACTTCGAGGCCACGCTCGAGGTCGTGGACGCGGTCGGGTTCGACCAGGCGTTCACGTTCCAGTACTCGCCACGGCCCGGTACGCCGGCGGCCGACCTGGTCGACGAGTTCGTGCCGGCCGAGGTGGTTCGCGAGCGCTATGGCCGGCTGGAGGCCCTGACCCGCGCCCAGTCGCTGACCGCCCACCAGCGGCTGCTCGGCACCAGCCAGGAACTGCTGGTCGAGGCGCCGTCGAAGACCGACCCGTCGCGGTGGTCGGGCCGCACACGCGGCAACCACCTGGTGCACTTCCCGGCCCCCCAGGGCGCCGCCGACGGCACGCCCGCGTTCGCGCCCGGCGACCTGGTCACCGTCGAGGTCGTGGAGGCCGCCACCAACTACGCCATCGGTGGCGAGGCCGGGGTGCTGCGTCGCACGGCCGCCGGCCTGGCCGCCGGGGCGGCCCTGGCCCGCGGCGAAGGGCACGGCCTGCCGGCGCAGACGCCCCCGACCCCGGGCGCGGCAGGACTACGACTGCCCGTGCTGACGTCCGTGCCGGTCGTGCGGTGA